DNA sequence from the Colletotrichum destructivum chromosome 9, complete sequence genome:
ATCGTGGAACCATACTTGGGACACGGAAATAAACCAGGAGACAGACAATACTTGGCACATATCCTGGAAACCTGGAACCCCAACATCGACCCGGACAATGATATCGGCTGGGCTCTACACTGGTCTATCTATCAGGGAGACGATGCCGCTGTCCAGATGATGTTGGACGCTGGCGTCGACCCCAATACGCGAGACAAGCAGGATCCCGGCTTCACACCACTCCTGGCCGCTTCGCAGCATGGCAACCTCGAAATGGCTCGTCTGTTTTGGGAACGCGTCGGCCCAGATGGACGGTTCGTTCCCAAAAAGAGAGGCCGTTCCGGCCCCGACTGCCTACAAATCGCTGCTAGGAACAATCACGCAGATCTTACTACCTACTTCCTCGGCGCCTGGGACGGTtgggacgatgacgagaagCGCAGGGCGCTACTTGATGCAGCATCAGCCTGGTGCGATGACGCTGTGACAGTTCTTCTGACTCACCCCGGCATCAGCTACAGCCCCGAGGATATTCAAGATGCCCTGGTAAGAGCGGTCGGTAAGAGGATGATTCTCCCCGAACACGAAACAAAACCAGCACCAGCTACCGCAGATACAAGGcgtcagcagcagctggtCAGTCGCCTTGTCGACGCAGGCGGAGACccagacggcgacgaccgCCGTTCCCATCAACCTCTCATCCACGCCACAATACTTTCACATGAGTGCATCGGCGGCCTCAGAGGCCTCCTGGAGAAGGGAGCAAACCCCAATCGACCAGACTCTTACGGAAAGACCGCTCTTCACTACTTGTTTAGTCCACTTAGTCGTCAGCTCCCCGCTACTACTGCTCTTGAgcctctcctccttcatgGCGCGCTTCCTGTGCTCGCAGACGAAGTCGGGGAGACACCGCTCCACGCCGCTGCGAAGACAGGAACTTacgagcagctgcagcacTGTCTTTCGCACTGCCGTGCCCCGAACGCCGAGACCATACAACTACGGAACTCTCACGGTGAGTCGTTGTTACACTACGCCGCGGTAGGAGGGCAGAGAAACACGGTGGAGTTTTTGTTG
Encoded proteins:
- a CDS encoding Putative ankyrin repeat-containing domain superfamily produces the protein MSTLDNYYEIVEPYLGHGNKPGDRQYLAHILETWNPNIDPDNDIGWALHWSIYQGDDAAVQMMLDAGVDPNTRDKQDPGFTPLLAASQHGNLEMARLFWERVGPDGRFVPKKRGRSGPDCLQIAARNNHADLTTYFLGAWDGWDDDEKRRALLDAASAWCDDAVTVLLTHPGISYSPEDIQDALVRAVGKRMILPEHETKPAPATADTRRQQQLVSRLVDAGGDPDGDDRRSHQPLIHATILSHECIGGLRGLLEKGANPNRPDSYGKTALHYLFSPLSRQLPATTALEPLLLHGALPVLADEVGETPLHAAAKTGTYEQLQHCLSHCRAPNAETIQLRNSHGESLLHYAAVGGQRNTVEFLLNSGLDANVASSNGWTPLLCALSPTALKTAHEMCLTANFLLQHGAGAGVVTDEGWTALHAMGSWPAARDSKIRAEVANLAKRLIESGAPVGVKSRVIRSLSTTAVTLCNVWGFRMRDFVQSAIPSARDLGQADVTTPLAWAQRCSSTDVMDVLRTSPASTDGGSA